The Syngnathus typhle isolate RoL2023-S1 ecotype Sweden linkage group LG6, RoL_Styp_1.0, whole genome shotgun sequence genome has a window encoding:
- the otol1b gene encoding otolin 1b, whose amino-acid sequence MKLISSQWTLLTMVTLTAMFYCEAKTTAKPKQQYTKKPLSQVLPAEPQPLPTYPSQDFPQGHTMNMEHPSVGPDNYTLDYNECYFNFCECCPPERGAQGPKGENGLTGPPGERGFTGSSGSPGPPGTSGLKGVKGEKGDKGERGNIGPSGYPGVLGKPGQKGDVGLKGVKGEIGMQGIKGYDGQKGEPGQNGISGEKGEPGNEGPPGAPGLILGPKGDKGDKGECGTFGERGPKGDRGDTGSPGIPGAMGIPGINGKHGAPGPVGVGGDPGPPGAQGEPGVRGAQGPQGVRGVQGPKGDRGYHGMRGERGMRGFKGAKGSGVPQKRSAFSVGISPRRSFPPSGFPIRFDKIFYNEENHFNVTSNSFVCVHAGVYVFSFHITVRNQPLRATLVVNGSRRVRTRDSLYGQDIDQASTLVVLRLAVGDQVWMETLRDWNGVYASSEDDSIFSGFLLYST is encoded by the exons ATGAAGCTCATCTCCAGTCAGTGGACTCTTCTCACCATGGTGACACTCACTGCGATGTTCTACTGCGAAGCCAAGACCACAGCCAAGCCCAAACAGCAGTATACCAAGAAGCCCCTCTCTCAGGTGCTCCCTGCCGAGCCCCAACCACTGCCCACCTACCCCAGTCAGGATTTTCCTCAGGGCCACACGATGAACATGGAGCACCCCAGTGTAGGCCCTGATAACTACACCCTGGATTACAATGAGTGTTACTTCAACTTCTGTGAGTGCTGCCCTCCTGAGAGAGGAGCCCAAGGGCCAAAGGGAGAAAATGGCCTGACAG GGCCACCGGGGGAAAGAGGCTTTACCGGATCATCAGGCTCACCCGGGCCACCGGGAACGAGTGGTCTCAAGGGGGTTAAAGGAGAGAAGG GGGACAAAGGTGAAAGGGGAAACATTGGCCCAAGTGGATACCCGGGAGTTTTGGGAAAACCAGGGCAGAAAG GTGACGTTGGCCTAAAAGGAGTGAAAGGTGAGATAGGCATGCAAGGCATTAAAGGCTATGACGGGCAAAAAGGTGAGCCTGGACAGAATGGGATTTCTGGTGAGAAAGGAGAACCGGGCAACGAAGGGCCACCTGGAGCCCCTGGATTGATTCTTGGTCCAAAAGGAGATAAGGGTGATAAAGGGGAGTGTGGCACATTTGGGGAGAGGGGGCCAAAAGGTGATCGTGGAGACACCGGCTCCCCGGGAATTCCGGGTGCGATGGGAATTCCGGGGATCAACGGCAAGCACGGTGCTCCGGGTCCCGTCGGCGTAGGCGGGGATCCTGGACCTCCTGGAGCACAAGGAGAACCTGGGGTGAGAGGGGCACAGGGTCCGCAAGGTGTTCGAGGGGTGCAGGGGCCAAAAGGGGATAGAGGTTACCACGGAATGCGAGGGGAGCGGGGGATGCGGGGCTTCAAAGGGGCTAAGGGTTCAGGCGTTCCTCAGAAACGCTCGGCCTTTAGCGTCGGCATCTCCCCGAGAAGATCCTTCCCGCCGTCCGGCTTCCCCATCCGCTTCGACAAAATCTTCTACAACGAAGAGAACCACTTCAACGTCACCAGTAACAGCTTCGTGTGCGTCCACGCCGGCGTGTACGTCTTCTCCTTCCACATCACCGTACGCAATCAACCCCTGCGCGCCACGCTGGTGGTGAACGGCTCGCGGCGGGTCAGGACGAGAGACTCGCTGTACGGACAGGACATCGACCAGGCGTCTACGCTGGTTGTGCTACGTTTGGCGGTGGGGGATCAGGTGTGGATGGAGACCCTCAGAGACTGGAACGGGGTGTACGCCAGCAGTGAGGACGACAGCATCTTCTCTGGATTCCTACTTTACTCGACATAA
- the LOC133155426 gene encoding caspase a-like: MAEELKRVRTAFIEKVTLPIIKQLLNDLLDVNALNDGEQENILDVNDGREDKAGALIDSVRKKGDKASWFIITSLKKRDPMLFEELGLPAEPPHATPKANWWSTNLKLCKNSFWNSKKNDPEIYPVTKESVRSRVALLITNIKFKNRGLDRPGADVDERNMQRLLKDLGYEVVKHTDRTGQQMDKAVLDFSKHSKLKDTDSVFVVIMSHGKLGSILGVNWNETQKPHEEDLFPIDNIFKHLNSANCRALIDKPKIIIIQACRGKETGAVALSDDAGPLWSDAAGGSQYVHKEKDFAPLLSCTPDTKSYRHPEEGSLLIQFFVEVVKTCACEKDYEELIRMIMRRFEGLPYVTKKQMPTKERWNLPRLFYLFPGI, encoded by the exons ATGGCTG AAGAACTAAAGCGCGTGAGAACGGCGTTTATTGAAAAAGTGACCTTGCCCATAATCAAACAACTTCTGAACGACCTTTTGGATGTTAACGCCTTGAATGACGGAGAGCAGGAGAATATCTTGGATGTGAATGACGGCAGAGAAGATAAAGCTGGTGCCCTCATTGACTCAGTGAGGAAAAAAGGTGATAAGGCAAGCTGGTTTATCATAACTTCCCTTAAAAAGAGGGACCCGATGCTCTTCGAAGAATTGGGACTCCCCGCCGAGCCTCCCCATG CTACCCCCAAGGCGAATTGGTGGTCAACCAATCTCAAACTTTGCAAAAACTCCTTTTGGAATTCCAAAAAGAATGACCCAGAG atctatcCTGTGACTAAAGAGTCCGTACGGAGCCGCGTGGCTCTGCTTATCACCAATATCAAATTTAAGAACAGGGGTCTTGACAGACCTGGTGCTGACGTAGATGAGCGGAACATGCAAAGGCTGTTGAAGGATTTAGGATACGAGGTGGTTAAACACACCGACCGCACAGGACAG CAAATGGACAAGGCCGTCCTCGACTTCTCCAAACATTCCAAACTCAAAGACACAGACAGCGTGTTTGTGGTCATCATGTCTCACGGGAAATTGGGATCGATCCTCGGCGTCAACTGGAACGAGACCCAAAAGCCGCATGAAGAGGATTTGTTTCCCATCGATAACATTTTCAAACATCTGAACTCAGCCAACTGCAGGGCGCTGATCGACAAACCCAAGATCATCATCATCCAAGCCTGTCGAGGAA AGGAGACCGGGGCGGTGGCCTTGAGCGATGATGCGGGTCCGCTCTGGTCTGATGCTGCCGGTGGCTCTCAATATGTCCACAAAGAGAAAGATTTCGCCCCTCTTCTCTCTTGCACACCTG ATACCAAGTCATACCGACACCCAGAGGAAGGCTCTTTGCTAATTCAGTTTTTTGTTGAAGTTGTAAAGACCTGCGCTTGTGAGAAAGACTATGAGGAACTTATCAGGATG ATCATGCGACGCTTTGAAGGATTGCCGTATGTGACAAAAAAACAGATGCCAACTAAAGAAAGATGGAATTTGCCAAGGCTCTTCTACCTCTTTCCTGGCATTTGA
- the sptssb gene encoding serine palmitoyltransferase small subunit B: MNFKNLREYLAWLYYQYLLITGIYVLEPWEKSIFNWVLFSAVAMVIYTSYVFVPIHVRLALEFFSGICGGQPESAMTLMN; the protein is encoded by the coding sequence ATGAACTTCAAGAACCTGAGGGAGTACCTGGCCTGGCTCTACTACCAGTACCTTCTAATCACCGGCATCTACGTGCTGGAGCCTTGGGagaagtccattttcaactgggTCCTGTTCTCGGCCGTCGCCATGGTGATCTACACCTCCTACGTTTTTGTGCCGATCCACGTGCGCCTGGCGCTGGAATTCTTCTCCGGCATCTGCGGTGGTCAGCCGGAGAGCGCCATGACCCTCATGAACTAA
- the rabgef1l gene encoding RAB guanine nucleotide exchange factor (GEF) 1, like isoform X4, whose translation MAYKRDMGAEDMSECVQDFYQSLSERLHTQFKGSSEYIEGIMDQVERYITTRLYKEVFCPETSDDEKKDLAVQNRIRALHWVTIEMLGVPVDEGIPEASDSVVKAITDVIEIDSKRVPKDKLACITCCSKHIFNAIRISKKEAASADDFLPTLIYIVLKANPPRLQSNIQYITRFCNPSRLMTGEDGYYFTNLCCALTFIEKLDGKSLNLTAEEFDRYMSGGSPNRPQAGGAAAFIQVHKRLDLLTGLGERQELVMERARQLESDLIDWTDEVEQNVQSVLETFEAQSPPAAGGAATGAPVAASAIDSDNVENEHLPPPLTPQVFAG comes from the exons ATGGCCTACAAGCGG GACATGGGTGCAGAGGACATGTCCGAATGCGTTCAGGACTTCTACCAGTCTCTCTCGGAACGCCTTCATACTCAATTCAAAG gCTCATCCGAGTACATCGAGGGCATCATGGACCAAGTGGAGAGATATATCACGACGCGTTTGTACAAGGAAGTGTTTTGTCCGGAAACGTCCGACGATGAGAAGAAAGACCTGGCAGTACAGAATAGGATCAG AGCCTTGCACTGGGTCACCATTGAGATGCTGGGTGTTCCCGTCGATGAGGGGATCCCCGAGGCTTCCGACAGCGTGGTGAAAGCCATCACGG ACGTGATCGAAATCGATTCCAAGCGAGTGCCCAAGGACAAGCTGGCGTGCATCACGTGCTGCAGCAAGCACATCTTCAACGCCATCCGCATCAGCAAGAAGGAGGCGGCGTCGGCGGACGACTTCCTGCCCACGCTCATCTACATCGTGCTGAAGGCCAACCCACCGCGCCTTCAGTCCAACATTCAGTACATCACTCGCTTCTGCAACCCCAGCAGGCTCATGACTGGAGAGGATGGCTACTACTTCACTAATCTG TGTTGCGCCTTGACCTTCATTGAGAAACTGGATGGCAAGTCACTCAACCTGACCGCCGAGGAGTTTGACCGTTACATGTCCGGGGGGTCCCCCAACCGGCCCCAGGcgggcggcgccgccgcgttcatCCAGGTGCACAAGCGCCTGGACCTACTGACGGGCCTCGGCGAGCGGCAGGAGCTCGTCATGGAGCGGGCGCGGCAGCTGGAGAGCGACCTCATCGACTGGACGGACGAAGTGGAGCAGAACGTGCAGAGCGTCCTGGAGACTTTTGAGGCGCAGAGCCCCCCCGCCGCCGGCGGCGCGGCGACGGGCGCGCCGGTGGCCGCTTCGGCTATCGACTCTGATAACGTTGAGAATGAGCACCTGCCACCGCCGCTGACGCCGCAAGTGTTTGCCGGCTGA
- the LOC133155429 gene encoding low affinity immunoglobulin gamma Fc region receptor III-A-like, with amino-acid sequence MFHFRIFGNKGGRPSRTEKIVTMIATISFLVLSTLPQFVAPLETSYGALAELVSGHSRVFFGEHVQLRCSIPDGNKSKWNYLWFKGSEQLERHAEILTLQGFHSDSGAFRCQGVRDSAVGNIYTQKSPPVEINVDGGWAILQVPQHPALVGETLNITCRVRGHPRDQEVVLYKDGVEVLRGSGFNPKLSLPLLSTEDQGLYTCRASWDDNRRTHSVISNDVQVNVSEVLTQPVLKVVTENVPLSEDRMKLICHVQYNARPPAPPIHYFFYLDDRRLGTAMSENFDLVKRRPGLYRCKVKVRQLGLSKWSEAEAFEE; translated from the exons ATGTTTCACTTCCGTATTTTTGGGAATAAAGGAGGGCGCCCATCAAGAACCGAAAAAATAGTCACGATGATAGCAACAATATCTTTCCTTG TTCTTTCCACACTACCACAATTTGTAGCCCCCCTGG AGACATCCTACGGAGCCCTAGCAGAGTTGGTGTCAGGACATTCTCGGGTGTTCTTTGGTGAACATGTCCAACTTAGATGCAGCATTCCTGATGGCAACAAGTCAAAGTGGAATTATTTGTGGTTCAAGGGATCTGAGCAGCTTGAGCGCCACGCGGAAATATTGACTCTGCAAGGCTTCCATAGCGACAGCGGCGCGTTTCGGTGCCAAGGAGTCAGGGACTCGGCTGTGGGAAACATTTATACCCAAAAAAGCCCACCTGTGGAAATAAATGTGGACG GAGGTTGGGCCATCCTCCAGGTCCCGCAACATCCGGCCTTGGTCGGAGAGACCTTAAATATAACCTGTCGCGTCCGCGGCCACCCCCGAGATCAAGAGGTGGTTTTGTATAAAGATGGCGTGGAAGTCCTGAGGGGGAGTGGCTTCAATCCAAAATTGAGCTTGCCCCTCCTCAGCACGGAGGATCAAGGACTGTATACCTGCAGGGCGTCTTGGGATGACAACAGACGAACTCATTCAGTGATTTCGAATGATGTTCAAGTTAATGTCTCAG AGGTTCTGACACAGCCCGTGCTCAAAGTGGTCACAGAAAACGTCCCGCTCTCGGAGGATAGGATGAAGCTCATTTGCCATGTCCAGTACAACGCCCGCCCTCCGGCGCCTCCCATTCACTACTTCTTCTACCTGGATGACAGACGTTTGGGGACGGCTATGTCCGAGAACTTTGATTTGGTCAAACGGAGACCGGGTCTGTACAGATGCAAGGTCAAGGTACGCCAGCTTGGCCTGTCTAAGTGGAGTGAAGCCGAAGCGTTTGAAGAGTGA
- the rabgef1l gene encoding RAB guanine nucleotide exchange factor (GEF) 1, like isoform X2 has protein sequence MMAQRPERRRIHLDQSQLLCTKGCDFYGNAAWQGLCSKCWREENQRDKQKQIQEDWALAERLQREEEEAYASRYQKAQPQPALTPFNKFDERKTKEKSSRVNTVAKFFAPSIKIPPKKDATTSLDAQSSPSSFPASSRPSSADTDRATREFIDFLKPLKYGQQIFKQCRAFTESMAYKRDMGAEDMSECVQDFYQSLSERLHTQFKGSSEYIEGIMDQVERYITTRLYKEVFCPETSDDEKKDLAVQNRIRALHWVTIEMLGVPVDEGIPEASDSVVKAITDVIEIDSKRVPKDKLACITCCSKHIFNAIRISKKEAASADDFLPTLIYIVLKANPPRLQSNIQYITRFCNPSRLMTGEDGYYFTNLCCALTFIEKLDGKSLNLTAEEFDRYMSGGSPNRPQAGGAAAFIQVHKRLDLLTGLGERQELVMERARQLESDLIDWTDEVEQNVQSVLETFEAQSPPAAGGAATGAPVAASAIDSDNVENEHLPPPLTPQVFAG, from the exons ATGATGGCTCAGAGGCCTGAACGTCGTCGGATCCATCTCGACCAATCACAGCTGCTTTGTACCAAAGGATGTGATTTTTATGGCAACGCAGCTTGGCAGGGCTTGTGCTCCAAGTGCTGGCGAGAAGAAAACCAGCGGGATAAGCAAAAACAGATCCAGGAAGACTGGGCTCTCGCTGAGAG GTTgcagagagaggaagaggaagcctATGCGAGCAGATATCAGAAGGCCCAGCCGCAGCCTGCCCTCACACCTTTCAACAAGTTTGACGAACGGAAGACCAAGGAAAAGTCGAGCAGGGTCAACACTGTCGCCAAGTTTTTCGCGCCCTCCATCAAAATACCACCCAAAAAAG ATGCCACCACCTCTTTGGATGCTCAGTCCAGCCCGAGCTCCTTCCCCGCATCGAGCCGACCCTCCTCCGCGGACACCGACCGCGCGACGAGGGAGTTCATCGATTTCCTCAAGCCTCTGAAATACGGCCAGCAGATCTTTAAACAGTGTCGAGCCTTCACGGAGAGCATGGCCTACAAGCGG GACATGGGTGCAGAGGACATGTCCGAATGCGTTCAGGACTTCTACCAGTCTCTCTCGGAACGCCTTCATACTCAATTCAAAG gCTCATCCGAGTACATCGAGGGCATCATGGACCAAGTGGAGAGATATATCACGACGCGTTTGTACAAGGAAGTGTTTTGTCCGGAAACGTCCGACGATGAGAAGAAAGACCTGGCAGTACAGAATAGGATCAG AGCCTTGCACTGGGTCACCATTGAGATGCTGGGTGTTCCCGTCGATGAGGGGATCCCCGAGGCTTCCGACAGCGTGGTGAAAGCCATCACGG ACGTGATCGAAATCGATTCCAAGCGAGTGCCCAAGGACAAGCTGGCGTGCATCACGTGCTGCAGCAAGCACATCTTCAACGCCATCCGCATCAGCAAGAAGGAGGCGGCGTCGGCGGACGACTTCCTGCCCACGCTCATCTACATCGTGCTGAAGGCCAACCCACCGCGCCTTCAGTCCAACATTCAGTACATCACTCGCTTCTGCAACCCCAGCAGGCTCATGACTGGAGAGGATGGCTACTACTTCACTAATCTG TGTTGCGCCTTGACCTTCATTGAGAAACTGGATGGCAAGTCACTCAACCTGACCGCCGAGGAGTTTGACCGTTACATGTCCGGGGGGTCCCCCAACCGGCCCCAGGcgggcggcgccgccgcgttcatCCAGGTGCACAAGCGCCTGGACCTACTGACGGGCCTCGGCGAGCGGCAGGAGCTCGTCATGGAGCGGGCGCGGCAGCTGGAGAGCGACCTCATCGACTGGACGGACGAAGTGGAGCAGAACGTGCAGAGCGTCCTGGAGACTTTTGAGGCGCAGAGCCCCCCCGCCGCCGGCGGCGCGGCGACGGGCGCGCCGGTGGCCGCTTCGGCTATCGACTCTGATAACGTTGAGAATGAGCACCTGCCACCGCCGCTGACGCCGCAAGTGTTTGCCGGCTGA
- the rabgef1l gene encoding RAB guanine nucleotide exchange factor (GEF) 1, like isoform X1: protein MMAQRPERRRIHLDQSQLLCTKGCDFYGNAAWQGLCSKCWREENQRDKQKQIQEDWALAERLQREEEEAYASRYQKAQPQPALTPFNKFDERKTKEKSSRVNTVAKFFAPSIKIPPKKDATTSLDAQSSPSSFPASSRPSSADTDRATREFIDFLKPLKYGQQIFKQCRAFTESMAYKRDMGAEDMSECVQDFYQSLSERLHTQFKGRKNACVAFLCSSHVALFFFLLSGSSEYIEGIMDQVERYITTRLYKEVFCPETSDDEKKDLAVQNRIRALHWVTIEMLGVPVDEGIPEASDSVVKAITDVIEIDSKRVPKDKLACITCCSKHIFNAIRISKKEAASADDFLPTLIYIVLKANPPRLQSNIQYITRFCNPSRLMTGEDGYYFTNLCCALTFIEKLDGKSLNLTAEEFDRYMSGGSPNRPQAGGAAAFIQVHKRLDLLTGLGERQELVMERARQLESDLIDWTDEVEQNVQSVLETFEAQSPPAAGGAATGAPVAASAIDSDNVENEHLPPPLTPQVFAG from the exons ATGATGGCTCAGAGGCCTGAACGTCGTCGGATCCATCTCGACCAATCACAGCTGCTTTGTACCAAAGGATGTGATTTTTATGGCAACGCAGCTTGGCAGGGCTTGTGCTCCAAGTGCTGGCGAGAAGAAAACCAGCGGGATAAGCAAAAACAGATCCAGGAAGACTGGGCTCTCGCTGAGAG GTTgcagagagaggaagaggaagcctATGCGAGCAGATATCAGAAGGCCCAGCCGCAGCCTGCCCTCACACCTTTCAACAAGTTTGACGAACGGAAGACCAAGGAAAAGTCGAGCAGGGTCAACACTGTCGCCAAGTTTTTCGCGCCCTCCATCAAAATACCACCCAAAAAAG ATGCCACCACCTCTTTGGATGCTCAGTCCAGCCCGAGCTCCTTCCCCGCATCGAGCCGACCCTCCTCCGCGGACACCGACCGCGCGACGAGGGAGTTCATCGATTTCCTCAAGCCTCTGAAATACGGCCAGCAGATCTTTAAACAGTGTCGAGCCTTCACGGAGAGCATGGCCTACAAGCGG GACATGGGTGCAGAGGACATGTCCGAATGCGTTCAGGACTTCTACCAGTCTCTCTCGGAACGCCTTCATACTCAATTCAAAGGTAGGAAAAATGCTTGTGTTGCTTTTTTGTGCTCTTCTcatgttgctctttttttttttttgctctcaggCTCATCCGAGTACATCGAGGGCATCATGGACCAAGTGGAGAGATATATCACGACGCGTTTGTACAAGGAAGTGTTTTGTCCGGAAACGTCCGACGATGAGAAGAAAGACCTGGCAGTACAGAATAGGATCAG AGCCTTGCACTGGGTCACCATTGAGATGCTGGGTGTTCCCGTCGATGAGGGGATCCCCGAGGCTTCCGACAGCGTGGTGAAAGCCATCACGG ACGTGATCGAAATCGATTCCAAGCGAGTGCCCAAGGACAAGCTGGCGTGCATCACGTGCTGCAGCAAGCACATCTTCAACGCCATCCGCATCAGCAAGAAGGAGGCGGCGTCGGCGGACGACTTCCTGCCCACGCTCATCTACATCGTGCTGAAGGCCAACCCACCGCGCCTTCAGTCCAACATTCAGTACATCACTCGCTTCTGCAACCCCAGCAGGCTCATGACTGGAGAGGATGGCTACTACTTCACTAATCTG TGTTGCGCCTTGACCTTCATTGAGAAACTGGATGGCAAGTCACTCAACCTGACCGCCGAGGAGTTTGACCGTTACATGTCCGGGGGGTCCCCCAACCGGCCCCAGGcgggcggcgccgccgcgttcatCCAGGTGCACAAGCGCCTGGACCTACTGACGGGCCTCGGCGAGCGGCAGGAGCTCGTCATGGAGCGGGCGCGGCAGCTGGAGAGCGACCTCATCGACTGGACGGACGAAGTGGAGCAGAACGTGCAGAGCGTCCTGGAGACTTTTGAGGCGCAGAGCCCCCCCGCCGCCGGCGGCGCGGCGACGGGCGCGCCGGTGGCCGCTTCGGCTATCGACTCTGATAACGTTGAGAATGAGCACCTGCCACCGCCGCTGACGCCGCAAGTGTTTGCCGGCTGA
- the rabgef1l gene encoding RAB guanine nucleotide exchange factor (GEF) 1, like isoform X3: protein MMEGQRLFFPASCHLSREGSDATTSLDAQSSPSSFPASSRPSSADTDRATREFIDFLKPLKYGQQIFKQCRAFTESMAYKRDMGAEDMSECVQDFYQSLSERLHTQFKGSSEYIEGIMDQVERYITTRLYKEVFCPETSDDEKKDLAVQNRIRALHWVTIEMLGVPVDEGIPEASDSVVKAITDVIEIDSKRVPKDKLACITCCSKHIFNAIRISKKEAASADDFLPTLIYIVLKANPPRLQSNIQYITRFCNPSRLMTGEDGYYFTNLCCALTFIEKLDGKSLNLTAEEFDRYMSGGSPNRPQAGGAAAFIQVHKRLDLLTGLGERQELVMERARQLESDLIDWTDEVEQNVQSVLETFEAQSPPAAGGAATGAPVAASAIDSDNVENEHLPPPLTPQVFAG from the exons ATGATGGAAGGCCAGCGGCTTTTTTTCCCCGCTTCTTGTCATCTGAGCAGAGAGGGGAGTG ATGCCACCACCTCTTTGGATGCTCAGTCCAGCCCGAGCTCCTTCCCCGCATCGAGCCGACCCTCCTCCGCGGACACCGACCGCGCGACGAGGGAGTTCATCGATTTCCTCAAGCCTCTGAAATACGGCCAGCAGATCTTTAAACAGTGTCGAGCCTTCACGGAGAGCATGGCCTACAAGCGG GACATGGGTGCAGAGGACATGTCCGAATGCGTTCAGGACTTCTACCAGTCTCTCTCGGAACGCCTTCATACTCAATTCAAAG gCTCATCCGAGTACATCGAGGGCATCATGGACCAAGTGGAGAGATATATCACGACGCGTTTGTACAAGGAAGTGTTTTGTCCGGAAACGTCCGACGATGAGAAGAAAGACCTGGCAGTACAGAATAGGATCAG AGCCTTGCACTGGGTCACCATTGAGATGCTGGGTGTTCCCGTCGATGAGGGGATCCCCGAGGCTTCCGACAGCGTGGTGAAAGCCATCACGG ACGTGATCGAAATCGATTCCAAGCGAGTGCCCAAGGACAAGCTGGCGTGCATCACGTGCTGCAGCAAGCACATCTTCAACGCCATCCGCATCAGCAAGAAGGAGGCGGCGTCGGCGGACGACTTCCTGCCCACGCTCATCTACATCGTGCTGAAGGCCAACCCACCGCGCCTTCAGTCCAACATTCAGTACATCACTCGCTTCTGCAACCCCAGCAGGCTCATGACTGGAGAGGATGGCTACTACTTCACTAATCTG TGTTGCGCCTTGACCTTCATTGAGAAACTGGATGGCAAGTCACTCAACCTGACCGCCGAGGAGTTTGACCGTTACATGTCCGGGGGGTCCCCCAACCGGCCCCAGGcgggcggcgccgccgcgttcatCCAGGTGCACAAGCGCCTGGACCTACTGACGGGCCTCGGCGAGCGGCAGGAGCTCGTCATGGAGCGGGCGCGGCAGCTGGAGAGCGACCTCATCGACTGGACGGACGAAGTGGAGCAGAACGTGCAGAGCGTCCTGGAGACTTTTGAGGCGCAGAGCCCCCCCGCCGCCGGCGGCGCGGCGACGGGCGCGCCGGTGGCCGCTTCGGCTATCGACTCTGATAACGTTGAGAATGAGCACCTGCCACCGCCGCTGACGCCGCAAGTGTTTGCCGGCTGA